A stretch of Haloprofundus halophilus DNA encodes these proteins:
- a CDS encoding NTP transferase domain-containing protein encodes MCGGRGSRLGGETEKPLVEIAGSPMVDRVLAALSASRVDAIRAVVSPHAPETREHLAAAADASDAAGAGELRILDAPGDGYVEDLQYALERVGRPVVTVAADLPLLAAEHVDDALGVATVDEASGDARSVTVCVPEALKRRLGASADTTFDSDGRNLAPTGLNVVAVGEETVHVSYDARLAVNVNRPPDIALAEALCD; translated from the coding sequence ATGTGCGGCGGGCGAGGCTCGCGACTCGGCGGCGAGACGGAGAAGCCGCTCGTCGAGATAGCGGGGAGTCCGATGGTCGACCGCGTGCTCGCGGCGCTGTCGGCGAGTCGCGTCGACGCGATTCGCGCCGTCGTCTCGCCGCACGCGCCGGAGACGCGCGAGCACCTCGCGGCCGCCGCCGACGCTTCCGACGCCGCCGGCGCCGGCGAGTTGCGAATTCTCGACGCGCCCGGCGACGGCTACGTCGAGGACCTCCAGTACGCGCTCGAACGCGTCGGGAGACCCGTGGTCACCGTCGCCGCCGACCTGCCGCTTCTCGCCGCCGAGCACGTGGACGACGCGCTCGGAGTCGCGACGGTCGACGAAGCGAGCGGCGACGCTCGCTCGGTCACGGTCTGCGTTCCCGAGGCGCTGAAACGGCGTCTGGGGGCGAGCGCGGACACGACGTTCGACTCCGACGGCCGAAATCTCGCTCCGACGGGGCTAAACGTCGTCGCGGTCGGAGAGGAGACTGTACACGTGAGCTACGACGCCCGACTCGCCGTGAACGTGAACCGCCCGCCGGACATCGCCCTCGCGGAGGCGCTGTGCGACTGA
- a CDS encoding nicotinate-nucleotide--dimethylbenzimidazole phosphoribosyltransferase produces the protein MRLILVAGATDTAKIDGISAAGADSELLAHTPSADLELVEYGSLVRAPELPVSPTGCPTPAAVTRAVRELLDLDFLAVDAGLSVPTGAPTVSVGAKRGRDVREADPVPTAPGSFLAARRLGRTLPDEELVVGETIPGGTTTALGTLRALGEEWTVSSSFPENPMELKSSVVAEGLDASGIDIGEFAYEPLLAVRAMGDPVLAVVAGLVAGALDAGKDVTLGGGTQMLAAAAVVRHEGVTGPLTLATTSYLADDVPALTAAADSLDAELVVTDPGFGERDDALSRYAAGEGKEGAGMGGALLLADRAGELRRVAEKTVKVVDAAGGAHGP, from the coding sequence GTGCGACTGATACTCGTCGCCGGCGCGACCGACACCGCGAAGATCGACGGCATCAGCGCCGCCGGTGCCGACTCGGAGCTTCTGGCGCACACGCCGAGCGCCGACCTCGAACTCGTCGAGTACGGCTCGCTCGTCCGCGCGCCCGAACTGCCGGTGAGTCCGACGGGGTGTCCCACGCCGGCGGCCGTGACGCGGGCGGTTCGGGAGCTTTTGGACCTCGACTTCCTCGCCGTCGACGCCGGGCTCTCGGTGCCGACGGGCGCGCCGACGGTGAGCGTCGGTGCGAAGCGCGGCCGCGACGTCCGCGAGGCCGACCCGGTGCCGACCGCCCCCGGGTCGTTTCTCGCCGCCCGCCGGCTAGGCCGGACGCTGCCCGACGAGGAGCTCGTCGTCGGCGAGACGATTCCCGGCGGGACGACGACGGCACTCGGAACGCTCCGCGCGCTCGGCGAGGAGTGGACCGTCTCATCGTCGTTCCCCGAGAACCCGATGGAGCTCAAATCGTCGGTCGTCGCGGAGGGACTCGACGCCAGCGGCATCGACATCGGCGAGTTCGCCTACGAACCGCTGTTGGCGGTGCGGGCGATGGGCGACCCGGTGTTGGCCGTCGTCGCCGGACTCGTCGCGGGCGCGCTCGACGCCGGGAAGGACGTGACTCTCGGCGGCGGAACCCAGATGCTCGCGGCCGCCGCCGTGGTCCGACACGAGGGCGTCACCGGCCCGCTGACGCTGGCGACGACGAGCTACCTCGCCGACGACGTTCCCGCACTGACGGCCGCGGCGGACTCGCTCGACGCGGAACTGGTCGTCACCGACCCGGGGTTCGGCGAACGCGACGACGCGCTCTCGCGGTACGCCGCGGGGGAAGGCAAGGAAGGAGCGGGGATGGGCGGCGCGCTGCTTCTCGCCGACCGCGCGGGCGAGCTGAGACGCGTCGCCGAAAAAACAGTTAAGGTGGTCGACGCCGCGGGTGGTGCACATGGACCCTGA
- the cobS gene encoding adenosylcobinamide-GDP ribazoletransferase codes for MGLSALRGGVAFLTRLPVGGGEREWDAFRATPAIFPLVGYLVGALAALPFTLLSAVSQPGTVAAMYLGTLYLVTGITHADGLADVGDAAVVHGDTARRLDALKDSQTGVGGALALALSVVALALGAFGLATATGSPAVALRIVVAAEVGAKAGMALLVCLGTPAHEGLGSAVVAENDAAGLLPVAAVALPAVLVAPSSATPALVCALLSGPAVALLVRRWATGAVGGVSGDALGATNELGRVVGLHAGVVAWTAASTLF; via the coding sequence GTGGGTTTGAGCGCGCTGCGGGGCGGCGTCGCGTTCCTCACGCGCCTGCCGGTCGGCGGCGGCGAACGCGAGTGGGACGCGTTCCGGGCCACGCCCGCGATATTTCCGCTCGTCGGTTACCTCGTCGGCGCGCTGGCGGCGCTCCCGTTCACCCTGCTCTCCGCAGTTTCGCAACCTGGCACCGTCGCCGCGATGTATCTCGGGACGCTCTACCTCGTGACCGGAATCACCCACGCCGACGGCCTCGCGGACGTCGGCGACGCCGCGGTCGTCCACGGTGATACAGCGCGTCGCCTCGACGCGCTGAAGGACTCGCAGACCGGCGTCGGCGGCGCGCTCGCGCTCGCGCTCTCGGTGGTCGCGCTCGCGCTCGGTGCGTTCGGCCTCGCGACCGCGACGGGGAGTCCGGCCGTCGCCCTCCGCATCGTCGTCGCCGCGGAAGTCGGCGCGAAAGCGGGGATGGCGCTTCTGGTCTGTCTCGGCACGCCCGCTCACGAGGGACTGGGTTCGGCCGTCGTCGCCGAGAACGACGCCGCCGGACTGCTGCCCGTCGCCGCCGTCGCGCTCCCCGCAGTGCTGGTCGCGCCGTCGTCGGCGACGCCCGCACTCGTCTGCGCGCTGCTGTCGGGACCGGCCGTCGCGCTGCTGGTCCGCCGGTGGGCGACGGGTGCGGTCGGCGGGGTGTCGGGCGACGCCCTCGGCGCGACGAACGAACTCGGGCGCGTCGTCGGCCTCCACGCGGGGGTGGTCGCGTGGACAGCCGCTTCGACGCTCTTCTGA